The genomic stretch ATATTGTACATGACACCACCTCTTCCGAGGAATTTTGAATCCGTATGGGTATTTCCCTCGATCAATGCATGCATGTTTTGATCGCCGTAATTGAACAGCTGAACGGATTTAACGTCGAATTCGGGCCATTTAGCCTCTACTTGGTCCACAAAACCATTAACACTTGGTACTGAAGCCATCGCCTGGCCGACAGGTGCTATTTTTGGCGGATTAAACCCAAAATCATCATATAACATTGTCATATCCCCATCATACATATAGGTCACGATGGCGGGAGAAAGCACAGTCGTACCAATGATCAGATAACAACCCGTCACAGCAAAAACAAACTGATATGGCAATCCCAACACCCCTAAGGCGGTGTGGGCATCGGTCCAAATATTCTTCAAACTCGCTTTTGGCCTAAAAACGTATAAATTGGAAACGATCTTTTTCCAATGCACCAATACACCCGTCACTATTGCAAACAAGAAGAAAAATGCCACAAAGCCCGCCAATAGATAGCCAGAAGTGCCCCATAAGTTGAGCTGTGCAAAAAAATGTAGCCTATAAAAAAATTCTCCCAAACTATAACTGGTCACATAAGTGTACGCATCCAGCGTCTCGGGATCCAAATAAAAAAACTCCCCCCTACTCCTGCTTTCTTTCTGAGCCGTAGTATCCTTGGGGGCACTAAGGTTGACATTGATCCGGCGCTCTTCAAAATGCTTATAAAAAGATACATCCCTCCCCGCTAGCCCCTTTCTGGCGTCCAACGTATCCAATACGTGATCTAGATCAAGATACTTGAGGTTAGCATTTTCACTGATCGGCTCATTCCTTTCCCAGCCTACGATTTCATCCCTGAAAAAAGAAAGAGAACCCGCAAAAAAGATCACATACAATGCAGCACTGATGATAATACCGCTGATGGTATGGGTATGAAACAGGATATTGTAAATTCTATTACTCATAAATCAGAAAATTGGCAGGTACATTTTATTGAAGTAAATCACCACACTAAACACCACCGTGATGATGAGGTAAAGCCCCCAAGCTTTCCATCCGTTTTTAAATAGAAAGGCAAGCAAAAACAACGTCACCCATAGCATAAACCCTCCAAAACGTAAAGTCATCAGGACATTGACGTGGTCTAGCCAGTATGCTACCATCATAAATGCTGCAACAGTCACGGCATATCCCCCAAAAAAACCTGCTGTGATCTTCGCAAATCGCTGAAGTGGTGAAGTAGTTAAGTATTTTCTATTTGCTGGCATGGATTAAAGGATTTCAAGAAGTAAACTCACTGAAAACAACAGCACCATCATGCTTGGATGGAGTATTCTTAGCGGATTTAGCAATACCACCAAGCTTCCCACAGTCATCAGTACCACGGCATAGGCGAATATCCCAGCCCCGATGCCCAAGACAATTACCGAAAGGAGTCCTCCAAAAACCAACAATACGCCTCCTACTCTTTTGGCAATATGTGGCTTATGCTGCCCCCATTTTACGATAGACAGTTCTCTATCCAACACGGCTCTTTTGGAAGTGATATAGAAGCAGATAAATCCTGCCAAGGCAATCAAGACGGTTATGGTGATCATTTTTTCGATGCAATTTTCCACAAATATAGAAGTGCACCCAATGTATCGCAACTTTAATTAGATTTAATTTAAATAATTAAACAAACATTACATATGCCCCATCCTTCGACTTATTATTTGGAAAAACAACCTAAAGCCAAATAAAGTAACCACTTATAAAAATCAATAGATAATATCAATAGAAAACGTAGGCCTTTATTCTACGTAAACTGTTTGGCATTATCAGGTATACTGGGGAAATCCATCGATAAAAAATAATGCCTTAACAGTCAAATTGACACCGGATATAAATGAGGCAAGCTTGAGATTATGGCCTGCACCTAAAGTCCAACACGGTAAGCAGGCCATGGTTTACCTACTGTTCAATCTTTCCCTCGTAAAATTTCCGAATATGTGCTTCTACATTTTTGACCATGCTTTTATACCATCTAAAGCGGATTTCGGCTTTTTCTTTTTCACTTAAAAAATAGACTTCCGGCTGTGAACGCACGATCTTTTGCTGCAAATCATATAAACAAATGGAAGCACTGACCGAAATATTAAAACTCTCAGTAAATCCGGTCATGGGGATGTGTACCACACCATCACTTTTTTGGATGACCTCTTCGCTTACCCCTGCATGTTCATTGCCAAATACCAAAGCCGTTTTCTGGTCTGCCTTTAGTTCATGCAATGGATTGCTTTCGCCATGTGGCGAAGTAGCCATGATCTTATACCCCTGCGACCTCAGCTCGTCAAAGC from Echinicola soli encodes the following:
- a CDS encoding PepSY-associated TM helix domain-containing protein, producing MSNRIYNILFHTHTISGIIISAALYVIFFAGSLSFFRDEIVGWERNEPISENANLKYLDLDHVLDTLDARKGLAGRDVSFYKHFEERRINVNLSAPKDTTAQKESRSRGEFFYLDPETLDAYTYVTSYSLGEFFYRLHFFAQLNLWGTSGYLLAGFVAFFFLFAIVTGVLVHWKKIVSNLYVFRPKASLKNIWTDAHTALGVLGLPYQFVFAVTGCYLIIGTTVLSPAIVTYMYDGDMTMLYDDFGFNPPKIAPVGQAMASVPSVNGFVDQVEAKWPEFDVKSVQLFNYGDQNMHALIEGNTHTDSKFLGRGGVMYNMATGEQVYEVNPYTETSYQDAAAAIITQLHYGDFGGIPLRVVYFILGLVTCFVIISGVLIWLVARDKKHVSPVKRKFNAWLVATYLAICLSMLPVSAFSFIIIKLFPLEFDETRMTFIYQVFFYAWLVCSVGLTATKNNFFINKFCLISGGILGLAVPVANGLTTGNWLWKSYEVGFYQMFTVDFLWLVLGATSLWVASKVKKQPAKKASAKRKKDSGHLNSGVDKELVKRTIPQFYN
- a CDS encoding TrmH family RNA methyltransferase, with product MENSFLDADLLAYLSQYVTDHKKARMEEVLALRSRFFTLVLEDIYKPHNASAVIRTCDCFGVQDIHIIEKANSYNVNPYVTRGAAQWVDIHKYQDAPDQSSVDACFDELRSQGYKIMATSPHGESNPLHELKADQKTALVFGNEHAGVSEEVIQKSDGVVHIPMTGFTESFNISVSASICLYDLQQKIVRSQPEVYFLSEKEKAEIRFRWYKSMVKNVEAHIRKFYEGKIEQ